A genomic segment from Streptomyces sp. NBC_01233 encodes:
- a CDS encoding AfsR/SARP family transcriptional regulator, protein MDGVPAIPHPRKHPEGARPTSTSKHPAPAPTPDPAPAATSAAPATAAAPAESRFAVLGPVRAWRGAELLPSGTPQQRALLAVLLLRDGRTATAPELIDAIWGEDPPQQALATIRTYASRLRKVVAPGLLVTESGGYAIRLRSAATLDLGIARSLAADADSARAAGDRSLARTLLARALDLWEGEPLAGVPGPHAETERTRLAEWRLQLLETRLDLDLEVGHHAEAVSELTALTAAHPLQERLRELLMLALYRSGRQAEALAVYADTRRLLADELGVDPRPELAALQQRILSADADLARAEDPAPAAATVHVWPAQLPATVPDFTGRSSFVDELGAILSGGAQDQVMAVSALAGIGGVGKTTLAVHVAHAARPHFPDGQLYVDLQGTEARPAEPEAVLGSFLRALGTPDTAIPDSPADRAALYRSTLDGRRVLVLLDNARDAAQVRPLLPGTAGCAALVTSRVRMAGLAGAHLVDLDVMSPEEALQLFTRIVGEERVRAERQAALDVVGACGFLPLAIRIAASRLAARRTWTVSVLAAKLGDERRRLDELQAGDLAVKATFELGYGQLEPAQQRAFRLLGLADGPDISLSAAAAVLDLPEYDTEDLLETLVDCSLLESAAPGRYRFHDLVRLYARACAERDEQPPGGREAALDRLLDFYLATASGVYALERPGDRLPAHLSDTHYPGLVFAEPRAALDWLYAEADPLLACVRQAAARGGETLVLRRAVDLLWAAKDLAESGANSKQYESAAVALRDAGQAAKDPYAEGRARTTLTNVHLVAGRFTAADDEARQATVLAREAGDPLPSCWAPNDRGIIALYEGRHADGERYLLEAIENFRADANNVGEASALCNLSRIHVELGRLSSAIDLAQQGIAIYDRMGLTLRLANGRYALGIALTQAGRLGEALTQLTEALSLFHENRQPLWEGVTHFRLAVAHLAARRPTLAASHAEQAIALRGIGGEWRRATVLTVLGKALRRLGQTDRARACWRDAEAVFRQLGSTELAEVQALLASEIAA, encoded by the coding sequence ATGGACGGCGTACCGGCCATCCCGCACCCGCGGAAGCATCCCGAGGGAGCCCGGCCCACCAGCACGTCCAAACACCCGGCCCCGGCCCCGACCCCGGACCCCGCCCCGGCCGCCACCTCCGCCGCCCCCGCCACGGCCGCCGCCCCGGCCGAGTCCCGCTTCGCCGTCCTCGGCCCCGTCCGCGCCTGGCGCGGCGCCGAGCTCCTGCCCTCCGGCACCCCCCAGCAGCGCGCCCTGCTCGCCGTCCTGCTGCTGCGCGACGGCCGCACCGCCACCGCGCCCGAGCTCATCGACGCCATCTGGGGCGAGGACCCGCCGCAGCAGGCCCTCGCCACCATCCGCACGTACGCCTCCCGCCTGCGCAAGGTCGTCGCTCCCGGGCTGCTCGTCACCGAGTCCGGCGGCTACGCCATCCGGCTGCGCTCCGCCGCCACCCTCGACCTCGGCATCGCCCGCAGCCTCGCCGCCGACGCCGACAGCGCCCGCGCCGCCGGGGACCGCTCCCTCGCCCGCACGCTCCTGGCCCGCGCCCTCGACCTGTGGGAGGGCGAGCCCCTCGCCGGGGTCCCCGGCCCGCACGCCGAGACCGAGCGCACCCGGCTCGCCGAATGGCGCCTCCAGCTGCTGGAGACCCGCCTCGACCTCGACCTGGAGGTCGGCCACCACGCCGAGGCCGTCTCCGAGCTCACCGCCCTCACCGCCGCCCACCCGCTGCAGGAACGCCTGCGCGAGCTGCTCATGCTCGCGCTCTACCGCAGCGGCCGGCAGGCCGAGGCCCTCGCCGTCTACGCCGACACCCGCCGCCTCCTCGCCGACGAACTCGGCGTCGACCCGCGCCCCGAACTCGCCGCGCTCCAGCAGCGCATCCTGTCCGCCGACGCCGATCTCGCCCGCGCGGAAGACCCGGCCCCGGCCGCCGCGACCGTCCACGTGTGGCCCGCCCAGTTGCCCGCGACCGTGCCCGACTTCACCGGCCGATCCAGCTTCGTCGACGAGCTCGGCGCCATCCTGTCCGGCGGCGCCCAGGACCAGGTCATGGCCGTCTCCGCGCTCGCCGGCATCGGCGGCGTCGGCAAGACCACCCTCGCCGTGCACGTCGCCCACGCCGCCCGCCCGCACTTCCCCGACGGACAGCTCTACGTCGACCTCCAGGGCACCGAGGCCCGCCCCGCGGAGCCGGAAGCCGTCCTCGGCTCCTTCCTGCGCGCGCTCGGCACCCCCGACACCGCCATTCCCGACTCCCCCGCCGACCGGGCCGCGCTCTACCGCTCCACCCTCGACGGCCGCCGCGTCCTGGTCCTGCTCGACAACGCCCGCGACGCCGCCCAGGTCCGCCCGCTGCTGCCCGGCACCGCCGGCTGCGCCGCCCTCGTCACCAGCCGGGTCCGCATGGCGGGCCTCGCCGGGGCCCATCTCGTCGACCTCGACGTGATGAGCCCCGAGGAGGCCCTCCAGCTCTTCACCCGGATCGTCGGCGAGGAGCGCGTGCGCGCCGAACGCCAGGCCGCCCTCGACGTCGTCGGCGCCTGCGGCTTCCTGCCGCTGGCCATCCGCATCGCCGCCTCCCGGCTCGCCGCCCGCCGCACCTGGACCGTCTCCGTCCTCGCCGCCAAGCTGGGCGACGAGCGCCGCCGCCTCGACGAGCTCCAGGCCGGCGACCTCGCCGTCAAAGCCACCTTCGAGCTCGGCTACGGCCAGCTGGAACCCGCTCAGCAGCGCGCCTTCCGCCTCCTCGGCCTCGCCGACGGCCCCGACATCTCCCTCTCGGCGGCCGCCGCCGTCCTCGACCTCCCCGAGTACGACACCGAGGACCTCCTCGAAACCTTGGTCGACTGCTCCCTGCTCGAATCCGCCGCCCCCGGCCGCTACCGCTTCCACGACCTCGTACGCCTCTACGCGCGTGCCTGCGCCGAGCGCGACGAGCAGCCCCCGGGCGGGCGCGAGGCGGCCCTGGACCGGCTGCTGGACTTCTACCTGGCCACCGCCTCCGGGGTGTACGCCCTGGAACGCCCCGGCGACCGGCTGCCGGCCCACCTCTCCGACACCCACTACCCCGGGCTGGTCTTCGCCGAGCCGCGCGCCGCCCTGGACTGGCTGTACGCCGAGGCCGACCCGCTGCTGGCGTGCGTACGGCAGGCAGCCGCACGGGGCGGCGAGACGCTGGTCCTGCGGCGGGCCGTGGACCTGCTGTGGGCGGCCAAGGACCTCGCCGAGTCCGGGGCCAACTCCAAGCAGTACGAGTCGGCAGCCGTCGCCCTGCGCGACGCCGGCCAGGCCGCCAAGGACCCGTACGCGGAGGGCCGCGCCCGCACCACCCTCACCAACGTCCACCTGGTCGCCGGCCGGTTCACCGCGGCCGACGACGAGGCCCGCCAGGCCACCGTGCTCGCCCGCGAAGCCGGCGACCCGCTGCCCAGCTGCTGGGCGCCCAACGACCGCGGGATCATCGCCCTGTACGAAGGGCGGCACGCGGACGGCGAGCGGTACCTGCTGGAGGCCATCGAGAACTTCCGCGCCGACGCCAACAACGTCGGCGAGGCCAGCGCCCTGTGCAACCTGTCCCGCATCCACGTGGAGCTGGGCCGCCTCTCCAGCGCCATAGACCTCGCCCAGCAGGGCATCGCCATCTACGACCGGATGGGCCTGACCCTGCGCCTGGCCAACGGCCGCTACGCGCTGGGCATCGCGCTCACCCAGGCCGGCCGCCTCGGCGAGGCCCTCACCCAGCTCACCGAGGCGCTGTCCCTGTTCCACGAGAACCGGCAGCCGCTGTGGGAGGGCGTGACCCACTTCCGGCTCGCCGTCGCCCACCTGGCTGCGCGCCGGCCCACCCTGGCCGCCTCGCACGCCGAGCAGGCGATCGCGCTGCGCGGCATCGGCGGGGAATGGCGCCGGGCGACCGTGCTGACGGTGCTGGGCAAGGCGCTGCGGCGGCTGGGGCAGACGGACCGGGCGCGGGCGTGCTGGCGCGACGCGGAGGCCGTCTTCCGGCAGCTTGGGTCCACCGAACTGGCCGAGGTGCAGGCCCTGCTAGCCTCGGAGATCGCAGCCTGA
- a CDS encoding methyltransferase domain-containing protein, whose amino-acid sequence MFSSHGPSVRELAVQGLSSIERGYDLLAPKFDQTPFRTPDRMLDAVEETLAQREGSFGAGLDVCCGTGAAIGMLRRLCRDRVTGVDLSAGMLAEAGRAHPDERVDFVRADARALPPVLADTYDLAVSFGAFGHFLPAERPALFSGVHRALRPGGVFAFPIGAPIPPSSPVWWTAAGFDAAMRVRNAVWRPSFVMYYRTFPLSGVRRDLEAAGFTVETVPLDHFGRQAGGAPRWRLVLARRT is encoded by the coding sequence GTGTTCTCCTCCCACGGACCGAGCGTCCGCGAACTCGCCGTGCAGGGCCTCTCCTCGATCGAGCGCGGCTACGACCTGCTCGCGCCGAAGTTCGACCAGACGCCCTTCCGCACCCCTGACCGCATGCTCGACGCCGTGGAGGAGACCCTCGCCCAGCGGGAGGGTTCCTTCGGCGCCGGGCTCGACGTCTGCTGCGGCACCGGCGCCGCGATCGGCATGCTGCGGAGGCTGTGCCGGGACCGGGTGACCGGGGTGGACCTCAGCGCCGGCATGCTGGCCGAGGCCGGACGCGCCCACCCGGACGAGCGCGTGGACTTCGTACGGGCCGACGCACGGGCGCTGCCGCCCGTGCTCGCGGACACGTACGACCTGGCGGTCAGCTTCGGGGCCTTCGGCCACTTCCTCCCGGCCGAGCGGCCCGCCCTCTTCTCCGGGGTGCACCGCGCGCTGCGCCCCGGCGGGGTGTTCGCCTTCCCGATCGGCGCCCCGATCCCGCCGAGCTCCCCGGTGTGGTGGACCGCGGCGGGCTTCGACGCCGCGATGCGGGTGCGCAACGCGGTGTGGCGGCCGTCCTTCGTCATGTACTACCGGACCTTCCCGCTCAGCGGGGTCCGCCGCGACCTGGAGGCGGCCGGCTTCACCGTGGAGACCGTGCCGCTGGATCACTTCGGGCGGCAGGCCGGGGGCGCTCCCCGCTGGCGGCTGGTACTGGCCCGGCGTACCTAG
- a CDS encoding LppU/SCO3897 family protein — MSSQEMPITITPQQAAHGVVLPVLLANGPARLRIPSCRNGDLVRARVGDQELLLRIRVSGAAAGAGAGTAAGAGAAFATGAASATAGAGAGAGVPRSGPSPMANGRGCIAAFLVAAVVVVAFIAVNDGDDNDGKNAASPTPTYSSSAWSAPSSTPWTAEPTTAPNPAPTGYSPEPAPEPTAEPTPEPSPFDRGTCLNGQLPDSTTPQSVSGVDEVSCSASDAHYKVIESIPGTSDMDRCNSNPKTQYAFSYRYTRGATVLNQYVYCLVGLGSYAR; from the coding sequence GTGTCGTCGCAGGAAATGCCCATCACGATCACCCCTCAGCAGGCCGCCCACGGTGTCGTCCTCCCCGTTCTGCTGGCGAACGGACCGGCCCGGCTGCGCATCCCGTCCTGCCGGAACGGCGATCTCGTACGGGCCCGTGTCGGGGACCAGGAGTTACTGCTGCGCATCCGCGTCTCGGGGGCCGCAGCGGGAGCGGGAGCGGGAACCGCAGCCGGAGCGGGAGCCGCATTCGCGACCGGCGCCGCCAGCGCAACCGCCGGCGCGGGTGCGGGTGCGGGCGTGCCGCGGTCCGGCCCGTCCCCCATGGCGAACGGCCGCGGGTGCATCGCCGCGTTCCTGGTCGCCGCCGTGGTGGTCGTCGCCTTCATCGCGGTGAACGACGGGGACGACAACGACGGCAAGAACGCCGCCTCCCCGACCCCGACCTACTCGTCCAGCGCGTGGTCGGCGCCGTCCTCCACGCCGTGGACGGCCGAACCCACCACCGCCCCGAACCCCGCGCCCACCGGGTACAGCCCGGAACCCGCACCGGAACCCACCGCGGAACCCACCCCGGAGCCGAGCCCCTTCGACCGGGGCACCTGCCTCAACGGACAGTTGCCGGACTCGACGACGCCGCAGAGCGTCAGCGGCGTGGACGAGGTCTCCTGCTCGGCGTCCGACGCGCACTACAAGGTGATCGAGAGCATCCCCGGCACCTCGGACATGGACCGCTGCAACTCCAACCCCAAGACGCAGTACGCGTTCTCCTACCGCTACACGCGCGGTGCCACCGTCCTCAACCAGTACGTGTACTGCCTGGTCGGCCTCGGCTCGTACGCCCGCTGA
- a CDS encoding FadD3 family acyl-CoA ligase, which produces MGDDARGAVRDDVSDDVSDGVSDGVRADLRWGSIAGLVRTAAVRYADQEAVVDGRVRISYGQLGERVERAAAACIAAGVEPGDRVAVWAPNTLEWIVSALGAVSAGAVLVPLNTRFKGAEAAYVLQRSRARLLFVTGTFLGTSYVASLRRAAGEGPGTGPLRGLPHLEQVVVLAEDAPESFRTWKDFLAGGDRIPAEAVRERAASITSDAPSDIIFTSGTTGSPKGAVITHAQSLRCYDVWCELAGLREGDRYLIVNPFFHTFGYKAGIIACLMRGATMVPQPVFNVDTVLANVAAERISVLPGPPTLHQSLLDHPQRDHHDLSALRLVVTGAAVVPLRLVERLRGELHIATVLTAYGLSEASGIVTMCRRGDPAEIISETSGRAIPDTEVMIVDAGGTPRPTGEAGEIVVRGYHVMQGYFEDPGESAKAITRDGWLHTGDVGFKDAHGNLRITDRIKDMFIVGGFNAYPAEIEQLLGLHPDIADVAVVGVPDPRLGEVGKAYAVRRPGSTLTADDLIAWSRREMANYKVPRAVEFVSELPRNASGKVLKRELRAR; this is translated from the coding sequence ATGGGCGACGACGCACGCGGGGCCGTACGCGACGACGTGAGCGACGACGTGAGCGACGGCGTGAGCGACGGCGTACGCGCAGACCTGCGCTGGGGCAGCATCGCGGGGCTCGTCCGGACGGCAGCCGTACGGTACGCCGACCAGGAGGCCGTCGTCGACGGCCGCGTCCGCATCAGCTACGGGCAGCTCGGCGAACGCGTCGAGCGCGCCGCGGCCGCCTGCATCGCCGCCGGGGTCGAGCCCGGCGACCGGGTCGCCGTCTGGGCCCCCAACACCCTGGAGTGGATCGTCTCCGCGCTCGGCGCCGTCTCGGCGGGCGCGGTGCTGGTCCCCCTCAACACCCGTTTCAAGGGCGCGGAAGCGGCGTACGTCCTCCAGCGCAGCCGGGCGCGGCTGCTCTTCGTCACCGGCACCTTCCTGGGCACCTCCTACGTCGCCTCCCTGCGCCGGGCCGCGGGCGAGGGCCCCGGCACCGGGCCGCTGCGCGGGCTCCCGCACCTGGAGCAGGTCGTCGTCCTCGCCGAGGACGCACCCGAGTCCTTCCGCACCTGGAAGGATTTCCTGGCGGGCGGGGACCGCATACCGGCCGAAGCCGTGCGCGAACGCGCCGCCTCCATCACCTCCGACGCCCCCTCCGACATCATCTTCACCTCCGGCACCACCGGCAGTCCCAAGGGCGCCGTCATCACCCACGCCCAGTCCCTGCGCTGCTACGACGTGTGGTGCGAGCTCGCGGGACTGCGCGAGGGCGACCGCTACCTGATCGTGAACCCCTTCTTCCACACCTTCGGCTACAAGGCCGGGATCATCGCCTGCCTGATGCGCGGGGCCACGATGGTCCCGCAGCCCGTCTTCAACGTGGACACCGTCCTCGCCAACGTCGCCGCCGAGCGGATCTCCGTACTCCCCGGACCGCCCACCCTCCACCAGTCCCTCCTCGACCACCCCCAGCGCGACCACCACGACCTGTCCGCCCTGCGCCTGGTCGTCACCGGCGCGGCCGTGGTCCCGCTCCGGCTCGTCGAGCGGCTGCGCGGCGAGCTGCACATCGCCACCGTCCTCACCGCGTACGGGCTCTCCGAGGCCAGCGGCATCGTCACCATGTGCCGGCGGGGCGACCCCGCGGAGATCATCTCCGAGACCTCGGGGCGGGCCATCCCGGACACCGAGGTGATGATCGTGGACGCGGGCGGGACGCCGCGGCCGACGGGCGAGGCCGGCGAGATCGTGGTCCGCGGCTACCACGTCATGCAGGGCTACTTCGAGGACCCCGGCGAGAGCGCCAAGGCGATCACCCGGGACGGCTGGCTGCACACCGGAGACGTCGGGTTCAAGGACGCGCACGGCAACCTGCGCATCACCGACCGGATCAAGGACATGTTCATCGTCGGCGGCTTCAACGCCTACCCCGCCGAGATCGAGCAACTCCTCGGCCTGCACCCGGACATCGCGGACGTCGCCGTCGTCGGCGTCCCCGATCCCCGCCTCGGTGAGGTCGGCAAGGCGTACGCGGTCCGCCGACCCGGCTCCACGCTCACCGCCGACGACCTGATCGCCTGGTCCCGGCGGGAGATGGCCAACTACAAGGTGCCGCGCGCGGTGGAGTTCGTCTCCGAGCTGCCGCGCAACGCGAGCGGCAAGGTCCTCAAGCGCGAGCTGCGCGCCCGCTAG
- a CDS encoding lipid-transfer protein, giving the protein MAATLKDATAIVGIGQTAFARQLPQSEKELACRAILAALADAGIDPSEVDAFSSYTMEETDEVEVAKAIGAGDVTFFSKIGYGGGGSCATVGHLASAIATGQATVGVAWRSRKRGSGPRPWKNTAVQLPTPGQWTRPFGLLRPADEIGMLARRYMHEYGATRDHLFNVAMACRNRANANPAAMMYERPLTREMYMTSRMISDPLCLFDNCLETDGALACVIVSAERARDCRQKPVYVHSVAQGLPSQHHGMVNYWNDDPLSGPAWTAARHLWKQADFGPQDVDVAQIYDAFTPLIPLSLEGYGFCGRGEGAAFTEGGALETGGRLPINTGGGGLSEAYVHGFNLINEGVKQLRGISTAQVPDAATCLVTAGEGVPTSAILLRS; this is encoded by the coding sequence ATGGCGGCAACGCTCAAGGACGCTACGGCGATAGTGGGCATCGGGCAGACCGCCTTTGCCAGACAACTGCCGCAGTCCGAGAAGGAACTGGCCTGCCGGGCGATCCTGGCCGCCCTCGCCGACGCCGGCATCGATCCCTCCGAGGTCGACGCCTTCTCCTCCTACACCATGGAGGAGACCGACGAGGTCGAGGTCGCCAAGGCCATCGGCGCCGGCGACGTCACCTTCTTCTCCAAGATCGGCTACGGCGGCGGCGGTTCCTGCGCCACCGTCGGCCACCTGGCCTCGGCGATCGCGACCGGCCAGGCCACCGTCGGCGTCGCCTGGCGCTCCCGCAAACGCGGCTCCGGCCCGCGCCCCTGGAAGAACACCGCCGTCCAGCTGCCCACCCCCGGCCAGTGGACCCGCCCCTTCGGGCTGCTGCGCCCCGCCGACGAGATCGGCATGCTGGCCCGCCGCTACATGCACGAGTACGGCGCCACCCGCGACCACCTCTTCAACGTGGCCATGGCCTGCCGCAACCGGGCCAACGCCAACCCGGCCGCGATGATGTACGAGCGCCCGCTGACCCGCGAGATGTACATGACCTCCCGCATGATCAGCGACCCGCTCTGCCTCTTCGACAACTGCCTGGAGACCGACGGGGCGCTGGCCTGCGTGATCGTCTCCGCCGAGCGGGCCCGGGACTGCCGCCAGAAGCCCGTCTACGTGCACTCCGTCGCCCAGGGCCTGCCCTCCCAGCACCACGGAATGGTCAACTACTGGAACGACGACCCGCTCTCCGGGCCCGCCTGGACCGCCGCCCGCCACCTGTGGAAGCAGGCCGACTTCGGGCCGCAGGACGTGGACGTCGCCCAGATCTACGACGCCTTCACCCCGCTGATCCCCCTCTCGCTGGAGGGCTACGGCTTCTGCGGGCGCGGCGAGGGCGCCGCCTTCACCGAGGGCGGAGCCCTGGAGACGGGCGGCCGGCTCCCGATCAACACCGGGGGCGGCGGCCTGTCGGAGGCGTACGTGCACGGCTTCAACCTGATCAACGAGGGCGTCAAGCAGCTGCGCGGCATCTCCACCGCCCAGGTGCCGGACGCCGCGACCTGCCTGGTGACGGCGGGCGAGGGTGTCCCGACGTCCGCGATCCTGCTGAGGAGCTGA
- a CDS encoding Zn-ribbon domain-containing OB-fold protein: MTAASADELLLPVPDEDGAPFWEYAARGELRIQACAACGRLRFPPRPCCPHCRSFDSEWRRMSGRGRIWSYVRPHPPLLPAYAAQAPYNVVLVELADAPHIRLAGNLVTSADAPLDSMDPARLRIGARVQVVFTETGGMAVPRWLLEKS; this comes from the coding sequence ATGACCGCCGCATCCGCAGACGAGCTGCTCCTGCCGGTCCCCGACGAGGACGGCGCCCCCTTCTGGGAGTACGCCGCACGGGGCGAACTCCGCATCCAGGCCTGCGCCGCCTGCGGCCGGCTGCGCTTCCCGCCCCGCCCCTGCTGCCCGCACTGCAGGTCCTTCGACAGCGAGTGGCGCCGGATGAGCGGCCGCGGCCGCATCTGGTCGTACGTCCGGCCGCACCCGCCGCTGCTGCCCGCCTACGCCGCGCAGGCCCCGTACAACGTGGTCCTCGTGGAGCTCGCCGACGCCCCGCACATCCGGCTCGCCGGGAACCTGGTGACCTCGGCCGACGCCCCGCTGGACTCGATGGACCCGGCCCGGCTGCGCATCGGCGCGCGGGTCCAGGTGGTCTTCACCGAGACGGGCGGGATGGCCGTGCCGCGCTGGCTCCTGGAGAAGTCGTGA
- a CDS encoding enoyl-CoA hydratase/isomerase family protein: MTVRVERDKATGVAVVTLDRERRHNAIDLATADELSAVWREFRFADEVRAVVLTGAGAAAFCTGIDRGVDVPQPGSPYSADDPLIAIGPKAGDLWKPVVAAVNGMACGGAFYLLGEAEFLIASETATFFDPHTTYGMVSAYEAVYMAQRMPFGEAARMSLMGTAERLSARRAHEIGLISELTAPAELLPAALRAAETLAGFPTEAVQGTVRALWSAKQAALQQALAQAPALIALGNLAPERQAELFAGRRGAPEPRVR; the protein is encoded by the coding sequence GTGACCGTACGGGTGGAGCGGGACAAGGCGACCGGGGTCGCGGTCGTCACCCTGGACCGGGAGCGCAGGCACAATGCGATCGACCTGGCGACGGCGGACGAACTGAGCGCGGTGTGGAGGGAGTTCCGGTTCGCCGACGAGGTGCGGGCGGTGGTGCTCACGGGGGCGGGGGCGGCCGCCTTCTGCACCGGCATCGACCGCGGTGTCGACGTGCCGCAGCCGGGATCCCCGTACTCGGCCGACGATCCGCTCATCGCGATCGGCCCCAAGGCGGGCGACCTGTGGAAGCCGGTCGTCGCCGCCGTCAACGGCATGGCCTGCGGCGGGGCCTTCTACCTGCTGGGCGAGGCGGAGTTCCTGATCGCCTCCGAGACGGCGACGTTCTTCGATCCGCACACGACGTACGGGATGGTCAGCGCCTACGAGGCCGTCTACATGGCGCAGCGCATGCCCTTCGGCGAGGCCGCCCGGATGTCCCTGATGGGCACGGCCGAACGGCTCTCCGCGCGCCGGGCCCACGAGATCGGGCTCATCTCGGAGCTGACCGCGCCCGCCGAGCTGCTCCCGGCGGCCCTGCGGGCGGCGGAGACCCTGGCCGGCTTCCCGACGGAGGCCGTGCAGGGCACCGTACGGGCCCTGTGGTCGGCGAAGCAGGCCGCGCTCCAGCAGGCCCTGGCCCAGGCCCCGGCGCTGATCGCGCTGGGGAACCTGGCGCCGGAGCGGCAGGCCGAACTGTTCGCGGGGCGGCGCGGGGCGCCGGAGCCGCGGGTGCGGTGA
- a CDS encoding peptidylprolyl isomerase: MSDNVYFDITINGAPAGRIVFNLFDEVVPKTARNFRELCTGQNGYGYAGSGFHRVIPQYMLQGGDFTNHNGTGGKSIYGEKFEDENFQLKHDRKYLLSMANAGRNTNGSQFFITTVLTPWLDGKHVVFGEVVSGQELVDQIEALGSQSGAPKGKVEIAASGVVAA, from the coding sequence ATGAGCGACAACGTCTACTTCGACATCACCATCAACGGCGCGCCCGCGGGCCGCATCGTCTTCAACCTCTTCGACGAGGTCGTCCCGAAGACCGCGCGCAACTTCCGGGAGCTGTGCACCGGCCAGAACGGCTACGGCTACGCGGGCTCCGGCTTCCACCGCGTCATCCCCCAGTACATGCTGCAGGGCGGTGACTTCACCAACCACAACGGCACCGGCGGCAAGTCCATCTACGGCGAGAAGTTCGAGGACGAGAACTTCCAGCTGAAGCACGACCGCAAGTACCTGCTGTCGATGGCGAACGCCGGCCGCAACACCAACGGCTCGCAGTTCTTCATCACCACGGTCCTCACCCCGTGGCTCGACGGCAAGCACGTCGTCTTCGGCGAGGTCGTCTCGGGCCAGGAGCTCGTGGACCAGATCGAGGCCCTGGGCTCCCAGTCCGGCGCCCCCAAGGGCAAGGTCGAGATCGCGGCCTCCGGCGTCGTCGCCGCCTGA